From Juglans regia cultivar Chandler chromosome 6, Walnut 2.0, whole genome shotgun sequence, the proteins below share one genomic window:
- the LOC109019663 gene encoding uncharacterized protein LOC109019663, with translation MVELIPIRLQKTWEIWNVRGVILFSLSLQIVLFLGAPMRKRTGNKLSIMIIWGSYFLADWTASFTIGLITNSRNSSKIIERSDHLLAFWAPFLLLHLGGPDTITAFALEDNELWLRHFFTLIVQVVASFYVFLETLPSNKLWLPTSLIFLAGVIKYTERTRSLYRASWGTFRETMLTEPDPGPEYAKLMEAFSSKKVAGLPTTMSQTVDDDIKAWKSAFYSIQPSDQNKVLDEFEVVKYGYHFFKIFKGLVVDLISHKDRNESRVFFHERTPEDALEVLEVELNFIYEVLYTKFVVMHDLKGYLLRFLSLVSVLVSLGIFFFLDCKHGLDKFDIRVTYTLLLGALSLEAIALFKLMIFSDWTTAFLGKRNTNPTVRAIFKKYLKIRRPRWSPPKGKLSAGTESRITSVLLRRWSESVAGFNLITYCLKDLPKKSNECCLGISKTTTHLLHSIRRYCRKVVVDRLGAKDFLDELKYASKNSFTKELWKLIFRELLRKSKEADKPENIKMISSARGAYVLGELMDDPLMVTADYETVYETLKKDYIENVTYDESLLLWHIATELCYGREDSDPETVAQKVAKYRRLSKLLSDYMLYLLVMKSAMMSAVAGIGQIRYRDTCAEAKRFFRYKELEPNKVNDACENLLAVNTDVKPVHVKGDKSKSVLFDACMLAKELQKLEEKKWKVISKVWVEMLSYASNHCRPDAHVQQVSRGGQLINLVWLLMAHFGLIEQFVYTAGVGPAKLIVKK, from the coding sequence ATGGTCGAGCTCATTCCGATCAGGCTGCAGAAGACATGGGAGATATGGAATGTCAGGGGAGTCATTCTCTTCAGCCTTTCACTACAAATCGTACTGTTTTTGGGTGCTCCCATGAGAAAGCGCACAGGAAATAAGCTCTCCATCATGATCATCTGGGGATCATACTTTCTAGCCGATTGGACAGCTAGCTTCACTATCGGGCTCATCACCAACAGCCGGAACTCATCTAAGATTATTGAAAGGAGTGATCACCTTCTTGCATTTTGGGCTCCGTTCTTGTTGTTACATCTTGGTGGGCCGGACACCATAACTGCTTTTGCACTGGAGGATAATGAGCTCTGGCTTAGGCACTTTTTCACCCTGATAGTCCAGGTTGTCGCCTCGTTTTATGTCTTCCTGGAAACACTACCAAGCAACAAGCTATGGCTCCCGACTTCCCTCATTTTCCTGGCAGGAGTCATCAAATATACTGAACGGACACGTTCTTTATATCGTGCAAGCTGGGGTACATTCCGAGAAACCATGCTTACAGAACCAGATCCTGGACCAGAGTACGCGAAGCTCATGGAGGCATTCTCTTCAAAGAAAGTAGCCGGACTTCCCACAACAATGTCACAAACAGTAGATGATGATATTAAAGCATGGAAGTCCGCCTTCTATTCTATTCAACCGAGCGATCAGAATAAAGTATTAGATGAGTTTGAGGTGGTGAAATATGGTTACCACTTCTTCAAAATCTTCAAGGGACTCGTTGTTGATCTCATTAGCCACAAAGATAGAAATGAGAGCAGAGTATTTTTTCATGAGAGAACTCCTGAAGATGCGCTTGAAGTGTTGGAGGTTGAACTCAACTTCATCTACGAAGTCCTCTATACCAAGTTCGTTGTGATGCATGATCTCAAAGGATACCTTTTGCGCTTTCTAAGCTTGGTTTCGGTTTTGGTGTCCCTTGGgatcttcttttttcttgattgcaagcaTGGTTTAGATAAGTTTGATATTCGAGTTACCTACACCCTGCTGCTCGGTGCCTTGAGCCTGGAGGCAATAGCACTCTTCAAGCTCATGATTTTCTCTGATTGGACAACAGCTTTTCTCGGCAAGAGGAATACAAATCCAACAGTTCGGGCcatcttcaaaaaatatctcaaaattagAAGGCCAAGGTGGTCTCCACCCAAGGGTAAGCTGTCTGCAGGTACCGAGTCAAGGATTACATCAGTATTACTTCGCAGGTGGTCTGAATCCGTGGCAGGATTTAATTTGATAACATACTGCCTCAAGGACCTTCCGAAAAAATCCAATGAATGCTGCCTTGGCATTTCTAAGACGACTACTCATTTGTTGCACTCTATACGGAGGTATTGTCGCAAAGTGGTCGTTGATCGATTGGGTGCTAAGGATTTTctagatgagttgaaatatgCGTCAAAAAACTCCTTCACGAAAGAGCTATGGAAATTAATCTTTCGCGAACTGTTGCGGAAATCTAAAGAAGCAGATAAACCAGAAAATATCAAGATGATAAGTTCAGCTAGAGGTGCTTATGTTCTCGGAGAACTCATGGATGATCCCCTTATGGTGACTGCAGATTATGAAACAGTTTACGAAACactaaaaaaagattatattgaAAATGTTACCTATGATGAGAGCCTTCTGCTTTGGCACATTGCTACTGAACTCTGCTATGGAAGAGAAGACTCTGATCCTGAAACGGTAGCTCAAAAAGTAGCAAAATATCGTCGACTCAGTAAGCTCCTTTCGGATTACATGCTATATCTCTTAGTGATGAAATCTGCTATGATGTCTGCTGTGGCAGGTATTGGACAAATTAGATATAGAGATACATGTGCCGAGGCTAAAAGATTCTTTCGCTATAAGGAACTAGAACCAAACAAGGTAAATGATGCTTGTGAAAACCTCCTTGCTGTGAATACAGATGTTAAACCTGTTCATGTGAAGGGAGATAAAAGCAAATCTGTATTgtttgatgcatgcatgctggccaAAGAGCTGCAAAaattggaggagaagaaatggaAGGTAATCAGCAAAGTGTGGGTGGAGATGTTGTCATACGCGTCAAATCATTGCCGACCAGATGCTCATGTTCAGCAAGTAAGTAGAGGCGGACAGCTTATCAATCTTGTTTGGCTGCTGATGGCTCATTTTGGCCTGATTGAGCAGTTCGTATACACTGCCGGTGTTGGCCCTGCAAAATTGATTGTGAAAAAGTAG